AGGCATTATAATTATTGCCGCAACTAACCGCCCGGATATCCTTGACCCAGCGTTGTTAAGACCGGGCCGTTTTGATAGGCAGATTACTGTTGACCGGCCGGACGTTAAAGGTCGGCATGAAATCTTAAAGGTCCACACCAAAGGCAAACCGGTTGAAAAAAGCGCAGATCTTGAGGTTTTGGCTAGACGTACCCCTGGATTTACCGGCGCTGATCTTAGCAATCTAGTCAATGAGGCCGCTCTTCTGGCAGCCAGACGCAACAAGCGGCGTATTGAAATGGAGGAGCTTGAAGAATCAATTGAAAGGGTAGTCGCCGGACCGGAACGTAAGAGTAAGGTCATCAGCGATAAAGAAAAACGGCTTACCGCTTATCACGAAGCCGGTCATGCCCTTATCGGCATGCTGCTTACCCATACTGATCCCGTGCATAAGGTATCCATTATTCCCCGTGGCCGGGCTGGCGGTTATACGCTCATGCTGCCTAAGGAAGATCGCTATTATGCAACGCGGTCCGAGCTATTAGATCAGCTTAAGACATTATTAGGCGGCCGAGTCGCTGAAGCTGTGGTGCTGAAAGAAATTAGCACAGGCGCGCAAAATGACTTAGAACGCGCAACCGAACTTGTTCGCAAAATGATTTGCGAGTACGGCATGAGTGATGAACTTGGTCCGATTACGCTTGGTCGCAGACAGGAACAAGTCTTCCTGGGGCGTGATATATCACGTGACCGCAATTACAGTGAAGAAGTAGCATACGCTATTGATAAAGAAGTCCGCCGACTGGTTGAAACGGCATACTCCGAAGTAGAGAAACTTCTTAATGACAATATCGATAAACTGCATTTGATTGCTGAAACGCTGATTAAGCGTGAAACACTTGAAGGCACTGAACTTGAGGAGTTGCTGAATCAAGGCGAAATTACACCTAAATCGCCGGAAAACACTGATGAGCAGCCTCCGGCTGATACTTCAGACATAAATACTACCCAAGGCGGCACAGGAACCCCCCCTAAGATTGTGTATATAACAAGGGAATAGGATCATCTGAGGTGATGTAAATGTCCAAAAGATGGATCCCCAATATGCTGACAGTCTTTAATCTTTTCGCCGGTATTATGGCTATCCTGCTCTCTTTGATGGAGGACTGGTGGGCAGCTACTGCTCTAATTGTTGGGGCGGCGTTGTTTGACAGTTTAGATGGAAGGATTGCCAGAAGACTTAATGTTGCTAGCGAATTTGGAAAACAGCTTGATTCGCTAGCCGATTTAGTATCGTTTGGTGTAGCGCCTGCTATCATAGCGTATATGCTGAATTTTATCAGTGCTGGCTGGAACGGCTATCTGCTGGCTGCGTTATTCCCAATCTGCGGGGCCTTGCGCTTGGCAAGGTTTAATACGGTATCATTTCAAGGCTATTATCTAGGCTTGCCGATTACGGCGGCCGGTCCTGTTCTTGCTGGAGCTGCGCTAGTCGGCGGCAGTTTTCCGTTCGAGTTAAATGCTCTTTTGCTGATTGCGCTATCAGCGCTTATGGTTTCCACAATTAAAATTCCTAAGTTATAAATGGAGACTTGATTCAGATGGCGTTTTAACGCCACCTGAATTCTGTCGGATAAAAGTGGGGCAGTCTCAAAATAGGTATAAAAACTATTTTGAGACTGCCCTTTTTTCATTTGCTTATGCTTTTGCTAAAGCTCGGCGCAAGCCGGATTTCGAAGTTTATTCAGGTAAGTTTTCTCGGAAAATTTTGAGGTATTCCTCGCTCTCGTCAATTAGGTAGATACGACCGGGGTTGCCATTTTCGTCATAATCGATACCGCTCCACCAGACGGCAGCCTTGATGGCCGGGTACTTATTAATTGAATTGAACATATTTTGGAGCCAGGCGGCTTTATCCCCGCCGACTGAATTTGAAGCGAACTCGGTAATCATTAATGGTTTGGGGAAAATGGCAGTGTATTCATCATAGATAGGCTGATATATTTCATCAAACTCACGCCATTTTTCACCGGGGAAGTAGGTGCCGTTATTGTAACCGGTTAGTCCAATAATATCGACATACTCATCTCCCGGATAATAGGTCAGGTAGTGATTCCATTTAAAGTCAGGCCGCGAGACATCATGGGGATTCCAGACCCATAGAACATTTTCAACACCTTCGGCCATAAATATTGAGTGAATGTATTTCCACAGCGCGATATATAGGTCAGTGTCTTTGGAAGTATAATAGGCCGAATACCAGCACCAGTCACCATTCATTTCATTGTTTAACCTAAATAAAACCGGATGCCCAAAGGCTTTAAGGCGGGCAGCGTACTCATGGAGGTAATCATCGTATTGTCCGTCAAGCATCTGGTATATAATGCGAGCATTGGCGTTTGCCGATTGTGATCGGAGGGCATTGACAAGGCCAGGATTAACTGTTTGGAGAGTCAGTTCAACATAACGTCCTTGTTCGTAGGCTTTGTTAAGACCGCGAATCGGGGCGTTTTCTTCAAGAGACTGATAACGAAGCAAAATAGGGAAGGTATAATCCATAGCAGTTTCAAGCGGAGCTAAGTATGAAAACGTCTCGGGGGCAGAGGGTTCAAACAGGCCCCAGGTTAGTTTACTGGTGGGGCTGAAATACTTGTCATAAAAGCTGACAGTTTCGCTATTGAACTTGGAAAATGATCTTGCGTTGCGTTTATAGATACCAGCCTGGCCCAGTTTATCAATGATTTTAAAGCTTTCTATTATAGCCAATTCGTTTTGAATCGGCTGGCTTGATTTGATAAAGATGGTATACACCTCGGAACTGTTTTTGATAATCTCAGCTGAGGCATAGTAGTTCTTATCGTTCTCTACCCGGGCCAGTTTACGGCGTTCCCATTTCAGCAGATGCGTTTTAAAGCCGTTCACGGAAAAGGTTGAGTCCAAAGTTACAGTATGGTCGTCGGTATTACGGAGGAATCTATTCCCATAATGAATATAATTACGTGCCGTGGTTTCAGTGTTGCTAAAATCATCATAATAAACTTCGATTTTAGTTATATTATTGGCAAAGACTGTTCGCACAGCTGAAAGGGAAACATCTACAATCATGTCGCGGGGATAAATCATGCTGTAGCCGCTTGGGTAATTGGTATAACGGTTATACCAGTTATTAAATTCAGTGATTTGTTTTACGTCGGATTCAAAAGTTTCCGGCGCCGATTCAGTTAATATTCCGTTAATAATGTAGGCTGAATTCGCTTTGCCTATAGACGGGGTGATAATAAGTAGAAAAATAGCAAGAAAGGTCATGAGCAGTTTAGTTAATCTCATAAACAAATACCTCCCGTGTATGTTGGTAACTACTGGTATAAGTTTAGCGCGTATTTAAGCGACTGACAAGGTTAAAAGGTGTACATGATAATGATGGCAGGCAGGAAATCAATATTGAGTCAGAGAAAATAGCTAAGATATTATCCAGATATGCAACCAACCAAGGAGGAAGTCAAATGAGTGAAATATTGCTGCAATATACGCGTGCCGGCAAGGTAGAGAGTTTACATCGCGGTGATATTGCTGTTGTTGATGTTCAGGGTAAGTTAGTTGATAGTGTTGGAAATCCCGATCTACCGATGTTTTGGCGTTCAGCAGCTAAGCCGTTTCAGGTATTGCCTTTTGTTTTCGAAGGCGGGTTGGCCAAGTATGATATTACGAGTGAAGAGTTGGCGCTGATGGTATCATCGCATAGCGGTGAACAGCAGCATGTCGATTTAGTGCGCAAGGCGTTGCTGAAAGTTGGGCTTACTGAGGAAGCACTAGCCTGCGGTTCGGCTAAACCAATGAATAGCAAAGCGGCCAAAGCAATTATGCTAAATAATGAAAAATATCAGGCTGTACACAATGCCTGCTCCGGAAAACATACCGGGATGCTGGCACTGTGCAAAATGCTTGGGCTACCAGTCGAAGGCTATACTGAATCCGACCATGAGGTACAAAAGGTTATGCATACGGCAGTAGCTGATGCCGCCGGATTAAAGGCTGAAGAAGTCGAGATTGGCATTGACGGCTGCGGTGTTCCTGTTTTTTACCTGCCGCTCAAGAATATGGCATATGCTTATGCACGGCTGGGGCGGCCTGACACGGCAAACTGGGGCCAGAATATTGAGGCGGTTAAAACCATTAGGGACGCGATGCTGGCTCACCCCAGCGTAGTAGCTGGTACCGGGCGGATTGATACTGCTGTAATGAATTTGACTAAAGGCCGTATCCTCGCTAAGATTGGCGCCGAAGCCGTTTACTGTCTGGCAGATGTAAACCAGGGTATTGGTATAAGCTTTAAAATTGAGGATGGTAGTTATCGCGCTATTAACCCGGCGGTAATAGGCGTATTAAAGCGCCTCGACTTAATAACATCAGCCGAGCACCAAGAATTATTAAGAATGTTTCCGCCGGTTCTGAAAAATCATCGCGGCGACGTTATCGGCACAATTGAAACATTAATATAAATGGAGACTTAATTCAGATGGCGTTTTAACGCCATCTGAATTCTAGTCGAAATTATCCAGGGACTTAGCCGCTCGCCTGTACCCGTAGTGGTATACTCCCGCTTCGGATAAATTACTCACACTTCACATAAGAAGTATCTCCTGCATAGTATATTATAGATAGACGTGAAAGGAGATGTATAATCTAGTGAGGAATTTTTTAGGTAGGTCACGACATGTTTCAGTTTACTCGCTAGGCCCTAGGGCTAATTCGTTGAACGCCTGTAATTTTCTACTCCAAGTGCAACCTGCCGTTCGCCATGGCCTGCGGGAGATTAATACGCAAAATACCAGGCATGTTCTAATAGAAGTGGCGTTAATGAGCTATCTAATGGGCATGGGTTTTGATTGTCGCACAGCAAAGGCAATTGTCGAAACTTGGGAGTCTGACGAAAATCTGCTCAATGACGGAGTTCTTTGTGAGTAAAATCTTGTGCTATTAGCATCATTTAATGTTTATTGGCGCCGAAAGGCCCATTTTTTTTAGTGTCCTAAGTGATTCTAAGGGGATAATATAATCTCTAAGAAGTTTGGACAGTCAGTCGATATATACAGGGAGTGATTTGGATGGGATACAAAGGCGGAAAGGTATTAGCTTGGGGTGCTAATATATTCGGTCAATTAGGGGTTGGTACTAAGATAGATAGCAGGGTGCCAATACCTGTTAACAATTTAGACGGGGTTATTTCGGTTGCAGCCGGCGGTTCACATAGTTTGGCGTTGCTGGCCGATGGAACGGTTATGGCATGGGGGCTTAATGCCAATGGTCAGCTTGGCAGTGGTTCTAGCGAGAACAGCCCGACGCCTGTAGCAGTTAAAGGGCTTTCCGAAATAGTTGCTATTTCTGCCGGCGCGGCGCACAGCTTAGCACTTAAGGCTGACGGAACTGTTTGGGCTTGGGGTCGCAATTATAACGGTCAGCTCGGCGATGGCATAAAATCTGACCGTAATTATCCGGCACAGGTAGCGCTGCTGCATAATGCCGTAGGCATATCGGCCGGCGGGTTTCATAGCTTGGCCGTCCTTGCTGACGGAAGAGTTAAAGCATGGGGCAGCAATAACAATGGGCAGCTAGGAGAAGGAGATGTAATTGACAGGACTGCCCCGAATGAAGTCTTTAACTTGTCAGGGGTAGTAGCCGTAGCCGGTTGCGCTTTCCATAGTCTGGCCTTACTGACTGACGGTAGGGTAATGGCCTGGGGCCTTAATACTGCCGGTCAGCTAGGAAATGGTAGTAACGATAATAGTTTGCGTCCGGTTAATGTAAAAGGTTTACCTTCCAATGTTGTTGCCATTGCCGGTGGCGGCAGTCATAGTCAGGCTTTGCTTGATAATGGCAATATTATGGCTTGGGGTTCAAATTTAGCCGGGCAATTGGGGAATGGCGTAAACATTGATTCGAATTCGCCGGTGAAGGTAAGGAATTTGACAGGAGCTAAAAATCTTGCCGCCGGAGCATTTCATGCAGCAGCTCTTAAGGAAGATAATACTATTTGCTGCTGGGGTCTCAATGTTTTTGGCCAATTAGGCAATGGTACAAATGAAAACATTAGTCTGCCGACTGCGGTAGACAGCTCAGCCGAAAAAATTGTTGCAATTGCGTGCGGTGGGAATCATTGTTTAGCAATCAGCAAATAGTTCTTTGTTAAGTATTTTATAGTTTCGTCTTGTCTGCTTTTTGTAAAAATGCTATTATAGCAGTGTTAAGCCTAAGGGCGGCATCTAAACGAGTCGCACCGATAAGGGCAAGGAGCTTAGAACAAAATAGTTTTAACCGCTTGGATCTATGAGACTGAGACGGACACGGCGCCATTAGCCATTTTCTGCCTTTCTGTCTCTACAGGAAGGCTTTTCTATTTGATGCTGCTCTAATTTAATGGTGGAGGAATTATGATGAAAATTGTTAAACGGGTGGACGAACTGCGTGCGCTTATTCGTACTGCAAAATGCGAGGGTAAATCGGTTGGCTTGGTGCCGACAATGGGCTATTTGCATGAAGGTCATTTATCGCTTATGCGCCAGGCTAAAGCTGAGCAAGATATTGTGGTTTCCAGCATT
This portion of the Veillonellaceae bacterium genome encodes:
- a CDS encoding ATP-dependent metallopeptidase FtsH/Yme1/Tma family protein; translated protein: MNKFFRNVSFYLLIIIIAISIIDYYSSRTTTTQEISYTQLLKSIEEQNVERVTIVDNTIKGSLKDGKEFTTVVPDDPTLIATLREKNIDIKAEQPPQPPWWTTIFSSILPILLLIGVWFFIMQQTQGGGSRVMSFGKSRAKLHSEDKIKVTFADVAGADEAKQELEEVVEFLKHPKKYNDLGARIPKGVLLFGPPGTGKTLLARAVAGEAGVPFFSISGSDFVEMFVGVGASRVRDLFEQAKKSAPCIVFIDEIDAVGRQRGAGLGGGHDEREQTLNQLLVEMDGFGVNEGIIIIAATNRPDILDPALLRPGRFDRQITVDRPDVKGRHEILKVHTKGKPVEKSADLEVLARRTPGFTGADLSNLVNEAALLAARRNKRRIEMEELEESIERVVAGPERKSKVISDKEKRLTAYHEAGHALIGMLLTHTDPVHKVSIIPRGRAGGYTLMLPKEDRYYATRSELLDQLKTLLGGRVAEAVVLKEISTGAQNDLERATELVRKMICEYGMSDELGPITLGRRQEQVFLGRDISRDRNYSEEVAYAIDKEVRRLVETAYSEVEKLLNDNIDKLHLIAETLIKRETLEGTELEELLNQGEITPKSPENTDEQPPADTSDINTTQGGTGTPPKIVYITRE
- the pssA gene encoding CDP-diacylglycerol--serine O-phosphatidyltransferase; its protein translation is MSKRWIPNMLTVFNLFAGIMAILLSLMEDWWAATALIVGAALFDSLDGRIARRLNVASEFGKQLDSLADLVSFGVAPAIIAYMLNFISAGWNGYLLAALFPICGALRLARFNTVSFQGYYLGLPITAAGPVLAGAALVGGSFPFELNALLLIALSALMVSTIKIPKL
- a CDS encoding endoglucanase, which codes for MRLTKLLMTFLAIFLLIITPSIGKANSAYIINGILTESAPETFESDVKQITEFNNWYNRYTNYPSGYSMIYPRDMIVDVSLSAVRTVFANNITKIEVYYDDFSNTETTARNYIHYGNRFLRNTDDHTVTLDSTFSVNGFKTHLLKWERRKLARVENDKNYYASAEIIKNSSEVYTIFIKSSQPIQNELAIIESFKIIDKLGQAGIYKRNARSFSKFNSETVSFYDKYFSPTSKLTWGLFEPSAPETFSYLAPLETAMDYTFPILLRYQSLEENAPIRGLNKAYEQGRYVELTLQTVNPGLVNALRSQSANANARIIYQMLDGQYDDYLHEYAARLKAFGHPVLFRLNNEMNGDWCWYSAYYTSKDTDLYIALWKYIHSIFMAEGVENVLWVWNPHDVSRPDFKWNHYLTYYPGDEYVDIIGLTGYNNGTYFPGEKWREFDEIYQPIYDEYTAIFPKPLMITEFASNSVGGDKAAWLQNMFNSINKYPAIKAAVWWSGIDYDENGNPGRIYLIDESEEYLKIFRENLPE
- a CDS encoding asparaginase gives rise to the protein MSEILLQYTRAGKVESLHRGDIAVVDVQGKLVDSVGNPDLPMFWRSAAKPFQVLPFVFEGGLAKYDITSEELALMVSSHSGEQQHVDLVRKALLKVGLTEEALACGSAKPMNSKAAKAIMLNNEKYQAVHNACSGKHTGMLALCKMLGLPVEGYTESDHEVQKVMHTAVADAAGLKAEEVEIGIDGCGVPVFYLPLKNMAYAYARLGRPDTANWGQNIEAVKTIRDAMLAHPSVVAGTGRIDTAVMNLTKGRILAKIGAEAVYCLADVNQGIGISFKIEDGSYRAINPAVIGVLKRLDLITSAEHQELLRMFPPVLKNHRGDVIGTIETLI